Proteins from one Juglans microcarpa x Juglans regia isolate MS1-56 chromosome 1S, Jm3101_v1.0, whole genome shotgun sequence genomic window:
- the LOC121246051 gene encoding mediator of RNA polymerase II transcription subunit 6-like gives MATPPVASVPPANPGLEGGPPAPPAPPGTDMTGICFRDQLWLNTYPLDRNLVFDYFALSPFYDWTCNNEQLRMRSIHPLDLSHLSKMAGIEYMLYEVMEPHLFVIRKQKRDGPEKVTPMLTYYVLDGSIYQAPQLCNVFAARVGRALYYISKAFTTAASKLEKIGYVDAENDSAALESKVAKETIDFKEVKRVDHILASLQRKLPPAPPPPPFPEGYVPPHTADAEKGPEGPQSGEPQAPSVDPIIDQGPAKRMKI, from the exons ATGGCGACCCCACCGGTGGCTTCTGTTCCGCCGGCGAACCCGGGGTTGGAAGGCGGCCCACCAGCTCCGCCAGCGCCTCCGGGAACTGACATGACCGGAATATGCTTCAGGGACCAGCTGTGGCTCAACACCTACCCTCTCGACCGCAACCTCGTCTTCGATTACTTCGCCCTCTCACCCTTCTACGACTGGACCTGCAACAACGAGCAGCTTCGCATGCGCTCCATTCACCCACTTGATCTCTCCCACCTCTC GAAAATGGCAGGTATAGAATACATGCTATATGAAGTTATGGAGCCCCATCTATTTGTTATCCGCAAGCAAAAGAGGGATGGTCCTGAAAAGGTTACACCGATGCTCACTTATTATGTTTTGGATGGATCGATTTACCAAGCACCCCAGCTTTGCAATGTTTTTGCTGCTCGAGTT GGGCGGGCTCTCTATTATATATCCAAGGCTTTTACTACTGCTGCCTCAAAGTTGGAGAAGATTGGATATG TTGATGCTGAAAATGACAGTGCAGCCTTGGAATCGAAGGTTGCTAAAGAAACTATTGATTTTAAGGAAGTTAAGCGAGTAGATCATATTCTTGCATCCTTGCAACGCAAG TTACCTCCGGCtcccccaccaccaccatttcCAGAAGGCTATGTGCCTCCTCACACTGCTGATGCAGAGAAAGGACCCGAAGGCCCGCAATCAGGAGAACCGCAAGCTCCTTCAGTTGACCCCATCATCGATCAAGGTCCAgctaaaagaatgaaaatttga